The DNA window GCATTGTGATTCATGTGACATACAGTCCGCGTTCCCCCCTTGGGTTTATGTCCAACCTCCATCAACACCGCCGGGGCCAAGTGTGGCTGAATCTGCCGCCTGGTTTTGTTTGGCATTATCAACAGATGGCATCCCTCTTATGAAGCCAATCTCTAAGATTCGCAAGCGTGATGAAAGCTTGTTATTCTTAAAACAATTGGTGAAAAACCCCAAGTCATTGGGGGCTTTGGTTCCAAGCTCCATCGTTCTGGCTGATTTTATGTGCCGGCATATTGATTTGACACAGAACCCCCGCATTATAGAGATTGGCGCTGGAACAGGGCGGTTTACCCAGGCCCTCTTAAAGAATGGCCTTCCTTCGGAAAATTTATGCGTTGTGGAAATTGACCCCGCCATGTGTGCGTTTTTGCAAAAAAACTTCCCCGACATTTACATTGTTAACGGCAATGCCAATCAACTGTCAGATTTGTTACCTGAAACATGGACCCAAGCTGACGTGATCGTCTCTGGTATCCCTATGGTGAATTTATCCTTTCATGATCAACACCAGATCATTCAGTCGTGTTTTAAAATTTTAACTCCCTTGGGAAGTTTATTACAGTTTACCTATGGCCCGTTGTCACCGTTACCATCCCGAAAGTTGGGGTTGCGCCAAAAACGGTTGGGCCACGTTCTTTTAAACTTTCCCCCCGCAGCTGTTTGGAAGTATTGGAAACCAGCCAGTCACGAATCGCGTCAAAAACGATCGCCAATGAATCGGTTGAAACATCAAGGTCTGCATCAATTAAAACGCCTTAAAAAACAATCATTAAAGGTTTTACGATCC is part of the Candidatus Finniella inopinata genome and encodes:
- a CDS encoding class I SAM-dependent methyltransferase; translated protein: MAESAAWFCLALSTDGIPLMKPISKIRKRDESLLFLKQLVKNPKSLGALVPSSIVLADFMCRHIDLTQNPRIIEIGAGTGRFTQALLKNGLPSENLCVVEIDPAMCAFLQKNFPDIYIVNGNANQLSDLLPETWTQADVIVSGIPMVNLSFHDQHQIIQSCFKILTPLGSLLQFTYGPLSPLPSRKLGLRQKRLGHVLLNFPPAAVWKYWKPASHESRQKRSPMNRLKHQGLHQLKRLKKQSLKVLRSHEKN